The DNA window CCTCCACTTCTTTGATGGATTCCGCACTTCCCATGAGATTTCCAAGGTCGAGGAGATTACAGAGGCTGATATCAAGGCCCTGATTAATCAGGATGCCGTGCGGGCCCACCGGGAACGCGCGTTGTCCCCAGACCATCCGCTTATCAGGGGCACGGCCCAAAACCCCGATGTCTTTTTCCAGGCACGGGAGGCTGCCAATCCGTTCTACCTGGCTTGCCCAACTATCGTCCAGGACGTGATGGATCGCTTCGCTAGCATTATCGGGCGGTCCTACCACCTGTTTGACTACGTGGGCACACCCGACGCGGAGCGCGTGGTTGTGATGATGGGCTCTGGAGCGGAGGCGGCACAGGAAGCCGTGGAACATCTCATTGAAGAAGGTGAAAGGGTCGGCTTGGTCAAAGTTCGCCTCTACCGTCCTTTTTCTGTGGAGCATTTTGTTGCAGTCCTGCCGCCGACCGTTAAAACCATCGCTGTACTTGACCGCACCAAGGAGCCGGGCGCAGTGGGCGAACCGCTTTACATGGATGTTGTGACGGCGCTTCATGAGGGTGCCGGGGCCCCCGAAGCGAAATTCAGCCCGCAGCCAGCCGTTGTGGGCGGGCGTTACGGACTCTCTTCCAAGGAATTCACGCCGGCAATGGTGAAGGGCATTCTCGATGAAATTTTGAGTAGCAAGCCAAGAAACCACTTTACTGTTGGCATTGTCGATGACGTCTCTCACACCAGCCTTTCTTATGATCCCGAGTTCTCAACGGAAAACCCCGGCACCGTAAGGGCCATCTTTTACGGTTTGGGTTCTGACGGCACGGTGAGTGCCAATAAGAACTCCATCAAGATCATCGGAGAAGAAACTGAAAACTATGCCCAGGGTTACTTTGTCTACGACTCAAAAAAGTCCGGCTCAGTGACGGTTTCGCACCTGCGCTTTGGAAAGAAGCCCATTCATTCCACCTACCTCATCTCCAGGGCCAACTTTGTGGCATGTCATCAGTTCAGATTCCTCGAGCGGTTCGATGTTCTGGGAGCGGCTGAGCAGGGATCGACGTTTCTGTTGAACTCTCCTTATGGGCCTGAGGACGTCTGGGAACACCTTCCGCGTACGACCCAGGAACACATCGTCAACAAGAAGCTGAAATTCTACGTGATAGACGGGGTTAAGGTCGCCCGGGACGCGGGCATGGGCGGGCGGATTAATACCGTCATGCAAACCTGCTTTTTCGCTCTCAGTGGAGTGCTTCCCCGTGATGAAGCCATTCAACAGATCAAACACTCGATCGAAAAGTCCTACGGCAAGCGCGGAGAATCGATCGTTCAAAAGAATTTTGCGGCAGTCGACCAGACCCTAGACAATCTCCATGAGGTTCACGTGAGTCAACAGGCGACCAGCAGGTTTGACATTCAGCCGCCCATTCCGGCCCAGGCGCCGGAATTTCTCCGGAACGTGACTTCAAAAATCATTGCCGGCGAGGGTGATTCGCTGCCCGTTAGCGCCTTCAGTCCCGATGGCACATTCCCAACGGGAACTGCCCAATGGGAGAAAAGGAATATAGCGCTTGAAATTCCGGTGTGGGACAAAGACTTGTGCATCCAATGCGGCAAGTGCGTTCTGGTCTGTCCCCACTCAGTGATACGGGCGAAAATATACGACCCAAAGTGGCTGATAGAGGCGCCGCCCGGCTTCAAATCAACCGGAGCGCGTTGGAAGGACTTCAAGGAATACCGCTACACGCTGGCAGTTGCGCCCGAAGATTGCACGGGTTGTGCTCTGTGCGTTCAGGTTTGCCCGGCGAAGAGCAAGAGCGAAGCCCGCTACAAAGCGATCAACATGGCGCCCCAGCCGCCATTGCGGGAACAGGAGCACGAAAACTGGGAATTCTTCCTGCAATTACCTGAAATGGACCGCTCGCCTCTCAGTCTCGGACAGGTGAAGGATGCCCAACTGCTGGAGCCGCTGTTTGAGTTTTCCGGCGCCTGCGCGGGGTGCGGCGAGACCCCCTATATCAAGCTAATGACTCAATTGTTCGGAGACCGCTGCCTGATCGCCAATGCCACCGGGTGCTCGTCGATATACGGCGCGAATCTTCCCACCACCCCGTACACAACAAACCATGCGGGGCTGGGGCCATCGTGGTCAAACTCCCTTTTTGAGGACAACGCGGAGTTCGGCCTTGGCATGCGGCTGGCAGTGGACAAGCAGGCTGATTACGCCCGGTTCCTGGTGGAGCATCTTGCAGGACAGCTTGGAGAAGAACTGGCAGCCGAAATCCTTGCAGCCGACCAGGCAACGGGGGATGAAATCGGTAGGCAGCGCGAGCGCGTGCATGCTCTCAAGGAAAAGCTTGGCCGACTCGATACGCTTGAAGCGCGTGACCTGCTGAAAGTTGCGGATTATCTGGTGAAAAAGGACGTCTGGATCGTGGGAGGAGACGGCTGGGCCTATGATATTGGCTACGGCGGACTCGACCATGTGCTGGCCTCCGGCAAAAACATCAATGTCCTGGTGCTGGATACCGAAGTCTACTCCAACACGGGTGGCCAGATGTCCAAAGCGACGCCGCGTGCGGCTGTCGCCAAATTCGCTGCTGGCGGCAAGGAGACGCGCAAAAAAGACCTGGCAATGATGGCCATGACTTACGGCAACGTCTACGTGGCCTGCGTGGCCATGGGCGGGAACGATACCCACACCATCAGGGCGTTTCTTGAGGCTGAAGCGTATGACGGACCTTCGCTGATCATCGCATACAGCCACTGCATCGCTCACGGTTATGACCTGGCCTTTGGCATGGAACAGCAGAAAGCCGCAGTCCTGTCCGGTTATTGGCCGCTGTTCCGCTTCAATCCTGCGCTGGCCAAAGAAGGGAAGAACCCTTTGCATATTGATTCCCGGCCGCCTTCGCTTCCGCTTGAGAAATACGTTTATAACGAAGCCCGTTACACCATGCTCGTCAAGTCCCGGCCGGACGTTGCGAGCCAGGCTTTAAAAATTGCCCAGGATGACGTTAAGGCACGCTGGGAGTTGTACGAAAAGTGGGCGGCTTCACCTGCAGCCGAAGTTCCGAAGGAAGTGAAAAAATGATAGATCTCCGCACATCTTACCTCGGTTGTGAATTGAAGAGTCCGCTTGTTGCTTCGGCTTCGCCCTTGTCGGAAGAGATCGATAACATTCGCAGAATGGAAGATGCCGGCGCAGGAGCAGTCGTGCTGCATTCATTGTTCGAAGAGCAAATTATCAGAGAAAGCGAAGCCCTGCACCGTAGCCTTTCGGCGGGCACCGAAAGTTTTGCAGAGTCTTTGACTTACCTGCCTGAGATCATCCACTACAAGCAGGTCCCTGATTTTGGCTTGCCGGGTAGAACTCCGGATATGACCCGTTACAACCGCGGACAGGAGGGCTATCTGGAACACGTTCGCCGGGCGGCGGAGGCCGTCGGTATCCCGGTGATCGCAAGCTTAAACGCGACTTCGCCGGGTGGATGGGTGGAATATGCGAGGAGAATCGAAGATGCAGGGGCGACAGCACTAGAACTCAATATTTATTTCATGCCGACTGACCTGAACGTGACCGGCTCTGACATCGAAAAGAACTACTGTGACCTGGTCAGGCAGGTGAAGAATACCATTCGTATTCCCATCGCAGTCAAGCTCGGACCTTATTTCAGCGCGATGGCGCACTTTGCGGGAAAACTTGACGAGGCCGGCGCGGACGCCCTTGTGCTTTTCAACCGGTTCTATCAACCTGACTTTGATATTGAAAACCTTGAAGTGGTGCCCACGGTGGCTCTAAGCACGTCGCAGGAGCTCCTTCTGAGATTACACTGGGTGGCAATTCTTTACGGGCGCGTCAGGCCGGACTTGGCGATTACCGGGGGAGTACACACGGCCGAGGACGTGCTGAAGGCCATGATGGCAGGCGCTCGCGTGGCAATGATGACCTCCGCATTGCTGCGGAATGGGATTGGCCACTTGCAGCGGATTCGCGGGGACCTGATTAACTGGATGGAAGAACATGAATATGAATCAGTCCGCCAGATGCAGGGGAGTTTGGCCCTGAGATCGGTCCCGAATCCGGCCGATTTTGAGCGAGCCAATTATATGCGTGTGCTCGGTTCCTACACGCTGCGTAGCTTCAGTTCCCCGGAGATGGGATCGATGAGCAGAGAATGAGGCACAAAGAGCGCTCTGCGACATCCGATAGTTTGATGGAACGATGCCAAAGCCCCAAACCTCGAAGCACTGGGTAGAGATTTGAAAGCGAGGTGACCGGTCATGCGTACGTTTTATGCGTTAAGCATTTGTCTCTTTCTGCTGGTTCCCGGAATTTCCCAGAGTCAGGAAAAGCAACCACAGCAAGGCAATCAACAGACCCAGACGGCAGGTCCTTCAACGGCGGCCTCGCCGGCGAAGACCGCTCCACACGAGTTTGTCATTTCGCCGGAGCAAAAGGCACGCAAGAATCCAGAAAAGTTTACTGAGGAATCGACAGAAAAAGGGAAGAGCCTGTACATGACGCAATGCGCCATGTGCCACGGAAAGACCGGCGATGGGAAGGGTGACCTTGCGGAAGTGATGCACGTAAGCCCTCCTGACTTCACCGTGCCAGATACGCTGGGCAAACGAACTGATGGAGAGTTGTTCGCTATTATCAATGCCGGATCAGATTCGATGCCGGCCGAGGAGAAGCGGCTTAAGGAATTTCAGACCTGGAATCTGGTTAATTTCTTACGTACCCTGGAGGGAAAGAAGCCTGCCAAATCCGTGGGAATGGAGGCTGGGACCACAAAACAGTAGCAGTTTTCAGAGCCTCATATTTATAGCTTTTTTCGTTCATATCCGCACTGCGCAGAGTCATGCCAGGGACCGCGAGTCATTACGTGGCAACGGCGCGTGTTGAGAAGAAGGACTCGATTGAATTGGAGGTTCTGTATATGTTTGGCGTTTCACTATGGAAAAAACTAGGACTGGTTTGTGGTCCATTGATTGCATCGTCAGCCCTGTTGTGGGCCCAGATGCCGTCACATGTTCATGTTCCCAAAGACAATCCACTAACACCTGCCAAGATTGAATTGGGTAAAAAACTTTTCTTCGATCCTCGAATTTCTATAACGGGGACCGTTTCCTGTAACTCCTGCCATAACGTTATGACCAACGGAACAGACAATCGACCTGTTTCCGCTGGCGCACATGGAGAACTCGGCGATCGCAACGCTCCAACGGTTTTCAACTCGGCCTTTCGCAGTGTTCAATTCTGGGACGGACGCGCCGGGAGCCTTGAAGACCAGGCAAAGGGTCCGCCGACGAACCCGGTTGAAATGGGGATGCCAAGCGGTGAGGCGATAGCAGAACGGATCCGCGCCATCCCGGGATATCGCCAGCAGTTTGCGGAAGTGTTTGGCGGCAGTCAGCCCATCACTTATGATCATATCGCGCAGGCCATCGCCAGCTTTGAGCGCACATTAACCACCCCGGGCAGTGCCTACGATCATTTTATGTCGGGCGACAAGACTGCATTGAGCCCTGCTGCACAACGCGGGTTGAAGCTTATGGATTCGGTGGGTTGTACCGGTTGTCACAGTGGGCCACAGTTTAGTGGGCCTGAACAGCCGATGGGGACGGGTTTTTATATGAAGTTCCCAATGAATTCTGACAATGCATATGTGACGAAATACAACCTGGCGGCGGACATAGGACGCAAGAGAGTCACCCACCGGCAAGCGGATGAGCATATGTTTGTCGTGCAGTCGCTACGAAATGTCGAATTGACAGCACCCTATTTCCATAACGGGTCAGTGAAGACACTTGACGAAGCTGTCAGGGTGATGGCATCGGCGCAGCTTGGCCAAACGCTTACGGTAAGCCAGGTGCAGGATATTGTGGCGTTTCTCGACAGCCTGACGGGCGAATTCCCTCAGATTGCCCTGCCACGGTTGCCAGAAACACCAAATACCACTTTGCTTGAAAAATGAGTGCTGGCATTAAGGGGGCTGTTGCGAGCCAGGAAGCCGCAGGGCAGCGTCCGGGGCGGAGAGGTTCTTTCAACCAATCTTCCGCATGACCCGCGGTGTGAGCCACCATATGAGTTTTCCCGGAGGACGAGGAGGAAATTTGTCGAAATCGATACGGCAACATCCTCCTTTCTTGAACTGAAAACTGGCACGGGTGTTCCCGATCAGTCTTGCCACGCCCTCACTGAGGTCTGGCTCATGCCCGACCACGAGAACGCTGCGGTGGTCATTCCGCTTGCCGAGAGAAGTCAGCAACGCCTGCAATGACCCGCCCGGCCGCAGGAAATCCGAAGACTCAACCTTGATGCCGGGGCCAAAAACCTCCGCGACGATTGCGGCCGTTTCAGAGGCCCGGACCAGCGGACTGCTGATGATGGAGTCCACGCAAAGCCCAAGGCGGAAAAGTCCTTTTGCTATCGCCCGCAACTTCTTCTTACCCTCTGACGTTAGTGGGCGTTGCGCATCATCAGGAAAATTGGGGTCGCCCCGGGCAACCGCAATCCCGTGTCGCATTACGTAGAATTGATAGCCTTGTGTATCTTTACTTTCGTTGGTGTCATTGACCGAAGGCATTTTTCCTCTTTTAACCTGCGATAGAATTCCCGCGCCATGCTTCCGCTCGTCAAGACCTAGGCTTCAACGGGCCAGAGCCGTTCAAATTCCTGTTGATAAGCGAGAACAAGGTCTGGATCCCTGAGAATTAGCAAATGATCAAAATTCTGCTCTTCCGATTCAACTGTCCAATTATAACTTCCAGTCAGGACTATCTGGCGGTCAAGAACAGCAAATTTGTGGTGCAATTTTGAACCCTTTTTCTTCCGTCCGTAAATCGCCTGGAAACGGAGTGAGTTGTCAGCGAGAAGTTGGCGAGTGATCGCCGTTTCCTGGTATTTGTTCCGGTCAACCAGCATTCGGACAGGAATTCCGCGATCGTGGACCTGCCCGAGGGCCCGGGCCAGGCGGGGATTTGTAATCCGGTACAATGCCGCGTCCACACTAAGACGAGTCTCCAGTAGCAACCGTTCGATCGTTTCTGCGAGGGGGCCCTGGGAGGTGAAGAACGTCTGATTAACTGGTTCGGGCATATGGCTCTATTGTATTTTGTGTGCCGGGCCAGATTCAAGAACAGCGAGTGGGCCCGTCCCACCGATATTGCCTTCACCATGTAAAACGAGAACCTGGTTTTTATTTACGTAGAAGGAGATAGAAACATCGCGGACTGGAGGAGTTCTGATTTTCCGTAAGGAAGCCGCGCACAGAATAGCCCTTCGAAAAGTAGCCCAGAAAGATCTCCCGTGTTTGAATCCGCCAACGTTTTGCGAGTGCCAACGCCTTCGCTCGCATAAGGTCTGTATCAGCAGGAATTTCAACCAGTAGTCCGGCCTCACGGCGGCTAAGATTGACCTCCTGATTCACCAGAAATCCCCTATGGTTCGTGGTGGTCAGGTTGATTTTCGGCACATGCGGTAGTTTCACAGTTTTTTTACCCCCCGCGAGGAGCTGAGCTACGGTCCCTGAAGCAATCGGCCATTTCACAACAAACCGGTCGCTCGGTAGCCCTTGCTCAATAATGCTGTGAAACCGGCCGTAGTAGTTGATGACATATTCTTCAACACGGGCGCCCAGCTTGCTCAAGTTCAGGCTTGCGTTGCGGCTTTGGAGAGGGTCATAGGTCCAGCAGATGGACTTGATCCCTTGGGACAACGCGAGTTCCCGGTGAGCCAGTTTCAGACGGAGGCCCAGTCCCCGGCTGCGGTACCCAGGCAGTATTCCCATCATGTGAGACCAGTGAACGATTTCTCCATTTCGGCGGGCCAGGAGAGCATAAACGAACCCGACCAGTCTTCCATTGATAAACGCTCCCAACACAGCCCCGCCAGACTTTTGGGTCACCAGCATGACTTCTGCCGCCACGCTAAGGCTTCCCCAGATGGCCCTTTGGGCGTATTCGCATTTCTTGTATTCTTCATGCTTCTCAAGCAATCTAATTTCAGACCTTAACATCGGACCTCATGATGGCTTCACGCAGGATAGGGATGGCGGAGCAACGGTATCGTTTCCTCAATAAACAGACCCACAGGACCTTTTCCGGTTGCAGGCCCTGGCTCGTTGCCTTGAGGGAACAGGCTCCGCGCGTTGCTTTGGGGAACCATCCCCTCGGAGTGAGTCTCCTATGGTCTCAAGAGTATAGCAAGCGGCAGGTTGGAGCCGAAAGTCTGCGGGGGCCTTCAGGGAACCATCTTAATGAACGCAGCAACCTTGCTATTCACCGCACATGCCGCGGCGAGGCGCACCGCATGGGCAGGGGCCTGGTTCGCTCGAAAGCCCTTCATGAGGAGTTCCCGCAACGGCAAACACCGACAAAAGCTTCTCGACCTTCGGACTTGAGCAATTCTTGCAGAGGATTTCTGCACTTGAAGTGTACGAAATCTTCTCGAATTCCGAACCGCAATCCCGGCACTTATACTCAAAAATAGGCATAAAAACCCTCCTTGATGAATATAGCCAAGCTCGGCAATGTTTTCAAACAGATGCCGGCGACAAGGCATGTTAAGGAAAAGGATTGCGGCGAGCTTTAATGGCCCTTAACGAATCACGCGAGGGCTGAGTGTGCCGTCCAATTCCAGTAACCAGAGAACCTGCGGCAACGGATCGAGAAGTAGCGTATCAGCCAACGGTAAGTTCTTTGCAGTGGTTTGGTGGAGCAAGGATTTTTTCTATTCAGCTCGCTTGAGCTGCTCGATAGTCAGCCCCTGTTCCCCGGATCCTGTCCCAAAATGGCACAAGTCGCCGATATGGTCAGCTCTACGCGCTGGAGTATTTCCGGCAGAGCGTTTTGACCTTGTCCATCAATTTAGGTATGCCCGTCATGGGGTCGTCCTTCCCCTCGTATTCGACGGACATGTAGCCTTTGTAGCCGCCTTCCTGGAACATTTTCCACACGCGATCCATGTCGATTGGCGTGCCATCATCAAAATGGTCACGGATGTGAGTTTGGGTGGCGTACGGAATGCAGGCTTTGATCTGGGTGTAAGGATCCTCAGACCCTGTGCGGATAAAGTGCGTGATATCGAGGTTGATCCCGGCGTAAGGCGAGTTTACCCGGTGCATGATTTCCAGGCAAACGTCCGCGCTTTGGGTGACGCCGGCATGGTCCTCGATGCCAAGCGTGATGCCTTTCTTGCCCGCATAATCACAGGCAGGCTTCATGGTTTCGACCACCCAATCGGTTCCTTGCTTCACGGTTGCTCCGGGGGGAAGCTTGCCCCCGAAAATGCGCAGGTGTGAAACACCCAGACAGTTCGCAACATCCACCCACTTCTTGATGTCTTCGAGCACTTCGCGTCGTTTATCAGTGCTGGCCTGCACCATACTGGATCCGCAAGCCGCGCCTGAAAGCGGCACGCCGCTTCTGAAGGCCAGATGGCGAAGATCGTCCAGGTAAGCTGGATCAGTGGACTTGAACCAGTAGACCGTCATGTCTGCTCCTACTGATCCGATCTTTACCATCTGACGAATAAAATCCTCCATGCTCATCTGGCCACCCTTAAGATATTTCCGGTAGGAATACGCGCAACACCCCGGGAACATCCTGGGCTCGGATTGTACATTTTGGGGATCGACTCCTCTTGCGAGAGCCTGTACCTGCGATGGAAGGGCGAGTCCGGCCCCCGCATAGGCTGCTGCTCCCGATGATTGCAGGAAACGTCTCCGTGTGAACTTATTATTCATTTTCGTCTCCCGGAAGCTAATGTTTATTTTTGCAACGGCCGTACGGCAACTTCCTTAAAGAACACAATGTCATTATTGCTGTGGTTCTGGAGTCCGATGTAGCCTTCGTTGGGGCGGGGGCCACGGTAGGGTTCAAAATCGAACTTGCGAGGCGGCGCTGGCTGGCCTTCGGTATAATCTGTAACTTTGACGCCATTCACCGTGACGATCGTATGTGGACCATCGAGCGTG is part of the Acidobacteriota bacterium genome and encodes:
- the nifJ gene encoding pyruvate:ferredoxin (flavodoxin) oxidoreductase; amino-acid sequence: MARVKRTIDGNEATASIAYASSEVIAIYPITPSSPMGELADQWAVEGRPNIWGVVPKVMEMQSEGGAAGALHGAIQAGALGTTFTSSQGLLLMIPNMYKIAGELTPTVLHVAARTVATHALSIFGDHSDVMATRATGFALLASNTVQESMDLGLVAHAATLEARVPFLHFFDGFRTSHEISKVEEITEADIKALINQDAVRAHRERALSPDHPLIRGTAQNPDVFFQAREAANPFYLACPTIVQDVMDRFASIIGRSYHLFDYVGTPDAERVVVMMGSGAEAAQEAVEHLIEEGERVGLVKVRLYRPFSVEHFVAVLPPTVKTIAVLDRTKEPGAVGEPLYMDVVTALHEGAGAPEAKFSPQPAVVGGRYGLSSKEFTPAMVKGILDEILSSKPRNHFTVGIVDDVSHTSLSYDPEFSTENPGTVRAIFYGLGSDGTVSANKNSIKIIGEETENYAQGYFVYDSKKSGSVTVSHLRFGKKPIHSTYLISRANFVACHQFRFLERFDVLGAAEQGSTFLLNSPYGPEDVWEHLPRTTQEHIVNKKLKFYVIDGVKVARDAGMGGRINTVMQTCFFALSGVLPRDEAIQQIKHSIEKSYGKRGESIVQKNFAAVDQTLDNLHEVHVSQQATSRFDIQPPIPAQAPEFLRNVTSKIIAGEGDSLPVSAFSPDGTFPTGTAQWEKRNIALEIPVWDKDLCIQCGKCVLVCPHSVIRAKIYDPKWLIEAPPGFKSTGARWKDFKEYRYTLAVAPEDCTGCALCVQVCPAKSKSEARYKAINMAPQPPLREQEHENWEFFLQLPEMDRSPLSLGQVKDAQLLEPLFEFSGACAGCGETPYIKLMTQLFGDRCLIANATGCSSIYGANLPTTPYTTNHAGLGPSWSNSLFEDNAEFGLGMRLAVDKQADYARFLVEHLAGQLGEELAAEILAADQATGDEIGRQRERVHALKEKLGRLDTLEARDLLKVADYLVKKDVWIVGGDGWAYDIGYGGLDHVLASGKNINVLVLDTEVYSNTGGQMSKATPRAAVAKFAAGGKETRKKDLAMMAMTYGNVYVACVAMGGNDTHTIRAFLEAEAYDGPSLIIAYSHCIAHGYDLAFGMEQQKAAVLSGYWPLFRFNPALAKEGKNPLHIDSRPPSLPLEKYVYNEARYTMLVKSRPDVASQALKIAQDDVKARWELYEKWAASPAAEVPKEVKK
- a CDS encoding dihydroorotate dehydrogenase-like protein, which produces MDLRTSYLGCELKSPLVASASPLSEEIDNIRRMEDAGAGAVVLHSLFEEQIIRESEALHRSLSAGTESFAESLTYLPEIIHYKQVPDFGLPGRTPDMTRYNRGQEGYLEHVRRAAEAVGIPVIASLNATSPGGWVEYARRIEDAGATALELNIYFMPTDLNVTGSDIEKNYCDLVRQVKNTIRIPIAVKLGPYFSAMAHFAGKLDEAGADALVLFNRFYQPDFDIENLEVVPTVALSTSQELLLRLHWVAILYGRVRPDLAITGGVHTAEDVLKAMMAGARVAMMTSALLRNGIGHLQRIRGDLINWMEEHEYESVRQMQGSLALRSVPNPADFERANYMRVLGSYTLRSFSSPEMGSMSRE
- a CDS encoding cytochrome c; protein product: MRTFYALSICLFLLVPGISQSQEKQPQQGNQQTQTAGPSTAASPAKTAPHEFVISPEQKARKNPEKFTEESTEKGKSLYMTQCAMCHGKTGDGKGDLAEVMHVSPPDFTVPDTLGKRTDGELFAIINAGSDSMPAEEKRLKEFQTWNLVNFLRTLEGKKPAKSVGMEAGTTKQ
- a CDS encoding cytochrome-c peroxidase, giving the protein MFGVSLWKKLGLVCGPLIASSALLWAQMPSHVHVPKDNPLTPAKIELGKKLFFDPRISITGTVSCNSCHNVMTNGTDNRPVSAGAHGELGDRNAPTVFNSAFRSVQFWDGRAGSLEDQAKGPPTNPVEMGMPSGEAIAERIRAIPGYRQQFAEVFGGSQPITYDHIAQAIASFERTLTTPGSAYDHFMSGDKTALSPAAQRGLKLMDSVGCTGCHSGPQFSGPEQPMGTGFYMKFPMNSDNAYVTKYNLAADIGRKRVTHRQADEHMFVVQSLRNVELTAPYFHNGSVKTLDEAVRVMASAQLGQTLTVSQVQDIVAFLDSLTGEFPQIALPRLPETPNTTLLEK
- the sixA gene encoding phosphohistidine phosphatase SixA, yielding MPSVNDTNESKDTQGYQFYVMRHGIAVARGDPNFPDDAQRPLTSEGKKKLRAIAKGLFRLGLCVDSIISSPLVRASETAAIVAEVFGPGIKVESSDFLRPGGSLQALLTSLGKRNDHRSVLVVGHEPDLSEGVARLIGNTRASFQFKKGGCCRIDFDKFPPRPPGKLIWWLTPRVMRKIG
- a CDS encoding GNAT family N-acetyltransferase, whose protein sequence is MLRSEIRLLEKHEEYKKCEYAQRAIWGSLSVAAEVMLVTQKSGGAVLGAFINGRLVGFVYALLARRNGEIVHWSHMMGILPGYRSRGLGLRLKLAHRELALSQGIKSICWTYDPLQSRNASLNLSKLGARVEEYVINYYGRFHSIIEQGLPSDRFVVKWPIASGTVAQLLAGGKKTVKLPHVPKINLTTTNHRGFLVNQEVNLSRREAGLLVEIPADTDLMRAKALALAKRWRIQTREIFLGYFSKGYSVRGFLTENQNSSSPRCFYLLLRK
- a CDS encoding zinc ribbon domain-containing protein, coding for MPIFEYKCRDCGSEFEKISYTSSAEILCKNCSSPKVEKLLSVFAVAGTPHEGLSSEPGPCPCGAPRRGMCGE
- a CDS encoding sugar phosphate isomerase/epimerase, translated to MNNKFTRRRFLQSSGAAAYAGAGLALPSQVQALARGVDPQNVQSEPRMFPGCCAYSYRKYLKGGQMSMEDFIRQMVKIGSVGADMTVYWFKSTDPAYLDDLRHLAFRSGVPLSGAACGSSMVQASTDKRREVLEDIKKWVDVANCLGVSHLRIFGGKLPPGATVKQGTDWVVETMKPACDYAGKKGITLGIEDHAGVTQSADVCLEIMHRVNSPYAGINLDITHFIRTGSEDPYTQIKACIPYATQTHIRDHFDDGTPIDMDRVWKMFQEGGYKGYMSVEYEGKDDPMTGIPKLMDKVKTLCRKYSSA